One window from the genome of Nicotiana tomentosiformis chromosome 5, ASM39032v3, whole genome shotgun sequence encodes:
- the LOC138891583 gene encoding uncharacterized protein yields MSNLSKLEFVALDITGKNYLSWVLDAEIHLDAKGLGNTIIQENEASNQDKAKAMIFLRHHLHEGLKTEYLTVKDPLELWINLKDRYDHLKLTVLPKARYEWIHLRLQDFKTVSEYNSAIFKVSSLLKLCGDTITDEDLLEKTFSTFHASNVVLQQQYREKGFKKYSELITCLLVAEQNNTLLMKNHEARPTGSAPFPEVNVVAAYDKSERKQNNYRGRGHSRRRGRGRGRNNYRHYGGSKQENNKGSQINPSKGKISMCHRCGMKGHWARICRTPDYFVKLYQASLRKKENNVEANLTFQNNDDKAGPSNKYDCEAHLAYKDDDFGGLANITHLEAGDFFEDID; encoded by the coding sequence ATGTCAAACTTGTCAAAGCTTGAATTTGTGGCACTAGACATTACCGGAAAGAATTATTTATCATGGgtccttgatgctgaaattcaccttGACGCTAAAGGTCTTGGAAATACTATTATACAAGAAAATGAAGCATCAAATCAGGATAAAGCGAAGGCCATGATTTTCCTTCGTCATCATCTACATGAAGGGTTAAAAACTGAATATTTAACTGTAAAAGATCCACTTGAGTTATGGATTAATTTGAAGGATCGATATGACCACCTAAAACTTACGGTATTACCAAAAGCTCGGTATGAATGGATACATTTAAGGTTGCAAGACTTTAAAACCGTAAGTGAGTATAATTCGGCTATCTTTAAAGTAAGTTCTCTATTAAAATTATGTGGAGACACTATCACAGATGAGGACTTATTAGAGAAAACATTTTCTACTTTTCACGCTTCAAATGTGGTGCTACAACAGCAATACCGTGAAAAGGGTTTTAAGAAATATTCTGAGTTAATCACATGCCTACTTGTGGCAGAGCAGAATAATactctattaatgaaaaatcatgaagcccgtcccaCTGGGTCAGCACCATTCCCGGAAGTGAATGTTGTAGCAGCATATGATAAGTctgaaagaaaacaaaataattaccgTGGTCGTGGACATAGTCGTAGACGTGGACGTGGCAGGGGACGAAATAATTATCGTCATTATGGTGGAAGTAAacaggagaacaataagggttctcaaattAATCCTTCAAAAGGTAAAATTAGTATGTGTCACCGATGTGGTATGAAAGGTCATTGGGCACGCATTTGTCGTACGCCAGAttattttgtcaaactttatcaagcctcccttagaaagaaagaaaataatgtgGAGGCAAACTTGACTTTTCAAAATAATGATGATAAAGCAGGTCCCTCAAATAAATATGATTGTGAGGCACATCTTGCATAtaaagatgatgattttggaggcctagcaaatattactcatttagaagctgGAGACTTCTTTGAGGATATTGACTGA
- the LOC104088801 gene encoding GDSL esterase/lipase At5g33370-like: protein MANSSLINLRVIFMTLLSLAILQNGVIKGVEGRAFFVFGDSLVDNGNNNYLATSARADSPPYGVDYPTHRPTGRFSNGLNIPDIISEKLGMEPTLPYLSPELQGQKLLVGANFASAGVGILNDTGIQFVNIIRIGQQVEYFAEYQKRVAALVGTEKAKQLVKQALVLITLGGNDFVNNYYLVPFSLRSTQYALPDYVTFVISEYKKVLAKLYSLGARRVIVTGTGPLGCVPAELAQRSQDGNCAAELQEAASLFNPQLVEMLNGLNSEIGSHVFIAANTNQMHLDFVTNPQAFGFVTSKVACCGQGPYNGIGLCTPLSNLCPNRDEYAFWDPFHPSEKANRIIVQQILTGTTAYMHPMNLSTIMVMDSKA from the exons ATGGCTAATTCTTCTTTGATTAATCTTAGGGTTATTTTCATGACCTTATTATCATTGGCAATATTACAAAATGGGGTAATTAAAGGTGTAGAGGGAAGAGCATTTTTTGTGTTTGGAGATTCATTGGTTGATAATGGAAATAACAACTATTTAGCTACAAGTGCTCGTGCAGATTCCCCTCCTTATGGCGTTGATTATCCCACTCATCGTCCCACTGGCCGATTCTCTAATGGCCTTAATATTCCTGACATTATCA GTGAAAAGCTTGGAATGGAACCTACATTACCATACTTGAGTCCAGAGCTTCAAGGGCAAAAGCTTCTTGTTGGTGCCAACTTTGCCTCTGCTGGGGTTGGAATACTTAATGACACTGGAATTCAATTT GTAAACATTATAAGGATTGGGCAACAGGTGGAGTACTTTGCAGAATACCAAAAAAGAGTGGCAGCCTTAGTAGGGACTGAAAAGGCAAAGCAACTAGTGAAGCAGGCTCTAGTCCTAATTACACTTGGGGGCAATGATTTTGTCAACAACTATTATTTGGTCCCTTTTTCTTTGAGATCTACCCAATACGCCCTTCCAGATTATGTCACCTTTGTCATCTCTGAGTACAAAAAAGTTCTTGCG AAACTTTACAGCTTAGGAGCTCGTAGAGTTATCGTGACAGGGACAGGGCCACTAGGTTGTGTGCCAGCGGAATTAGCCCAACGGAGCCAGGACGGCAACTGTGCAGCTGAATTGCAGGAAGCAGCTTCATTGTTCAATCCACAGCTAGTTGAGATGCTTAATGGCCTGAACAGTGAGATAGGGAGCCATGTTTTCATTGCAGCAAACACAAATCAAATGCACTTGGACTTCGTTACTAATCCTCAAGCTTTTG GATTTGTGACATCAAAGGTGGCATGCTGTGGACAAGGACCATATAATGGGATAGGGCTGTGCACACCCTTATCCAATTTGTGCCCAAACAGAGATGAATATGCATTTTGGGATCCATTTCATCCCTCAGAAAAGGCAAACAGAATCATTGTTCAACAAATCTTGACTGGGACTACAGCCTACATGCATCCCATGAACCTTAGCACAATCATGGTTATGGATTCCAAGGCTTAA